A genomic region of Cydia strobilella chromosome 12, ilCydStro3.1, whole genome shotgun sequence contains the following coding sequences:
- the LOC134745954 gene encoding uncharacterized protein LOC134745954 has product MMCHSRLGAVWVLLATAAAVELYELAPEFDNDLMYQDVNDIDKGPLRHLHADDTETTRLNDLLLFRLIKHRRGLRTEHRMHKDAPTGEIPMLAGSNMAKRFFSGLRSQQRWKSKKGKVIGSQMVCYFKLCAFRNPT; this is encoded by the exons ATGATGTGCCACAGCCGACTGGGCGCCGTATGGGTGTTGCTGGCAACCGCTGCCGCCGTCGAACTGTACGAGCTGGCACCAGAATTTGACAATGACCTCATGTACCAG GACGTCAACGACATAGACAAGGGGCCGCTTAGACACCTACACGCGGACGACACGGAGACGACACGACTCAACGACCTGCTGCTGTTCAGGCTGATCAAGCATCGGCGAGGGTTACGGACCGAGCACAG AATGCATAAAGACGCGCCGACGGGAGAGATCCCAATGTTGGCTGGCTCGAACATGGCGAAGAGATTCTTCTCAGGCTTGAGATCGCAACAGCGGTGGAAATCTAAGAAGGGGAAGGTTATAG gatCGCAAATGGTGTGCTACTTCAAGCTGTGTGCGTTCAGAAATCCCACATAA